The proteins below come from a single Holdemania massiliensis genomic window:
- a CDS encoding DUF4860 domain-containing protein, with translation MKRPLTEMVFMLLLMLLFVGCSFVTIERCASFYQSMLREQQADDQVQLPYLVLFNRLQNVPADQVAVREWAGTECLVIQEEIEGRTYETLFYYQNGALMELLTGTEHELDLTAGEILVSSQPLSFELESDRLQVRWQNDQGPSATLSLILKGGAE, from the coding sequence ATGAAGCGCCCGCTGACTGAAATGGTGTTCATGCTGTTATTGATGCTGCTGTTTGTCGGCTGCTCCTTTGTAACGATTGAACGCTGTGCCAGCTTTTATCAGTCGATGCTGCGTGAGCAGCAGGCAGATGATCAGGTGCAGCTGCCCTATCTTGTTCTGTTCAACCGTCTGCAGAACGTGCCGGCGGATCAAGTGGCGGTGCGGGAATGGGCCGGGACTGAATGCCTGGTGATTCAGGAAGAAATCGAAGGCCGAACTTATGAAACTCTGTTTTATTATCAAAACGGCGCACTGATGGAGCTGTTGACGGGGACAGAGCATGAACTCGACTTAACTGCCGGAGAAATCCTAGTTTCCAGTCAGCCGCTGAGCTTTGAGCTTGAATCTGACCGGCTGCAGGTGCGCTGGCAGAATGATCAGGGACCCTCCGCCACTTTAAGCCTGATCCTGAAGGGGGGAGCGGAATGA
- a CDS encoding GGDEF domain-containing phosphodiesterase: MAHRIHRPLSSASFTVDQQHPKQLFYQQKRQFPNSLVLMIIDIKKFQRINTLYGYAAGDEILRQVYAVLQKHRHPEEALFRLAEDQFLLFLHDETNEITLERLLVIDREIYQLHYQGQWLRLLLSFGIHRVQPGDEYQQALDYADNARRYEPDYSRYSSSYEFSSPAIQDPITQQAQIETWMHPALDKPEFVVFIQPKVRLNDGRIDGGEALIRWYHDGVQVPLNVFLPIFVRNTFIRKIDQFVFDQLCQCFTRWLDQGLPIVPISCNLSRPSFMDTEYLGEILTIFNRYALPQSLFEFELSEEIELNGEATLLDSMHEIQKRGFSCSLDDFGAGYSSLSLLSSLPISMIKLDRSFFNEPLDEKKQIVLRELLTILRGLGMQTVAEGVESQEYIDFLRTHGCDFVQGFYYSTPVPIPEFERMLIQQPFLRKKGL; encoded by the coding sequence ATGGCCCATCGCATCCATCGTCCCTTATCTTCCGCCTCATTCACTGTTGACCAACAACACCCAAAACAGCTTTTTTATCAACAAAAGCGGCAGTTCCCCAATTCACTGGTTTTGATGATCATCGATATCAAAAAGTTCCAGCGCATCAATACCCTTTACGGCTATGCAGCCGGGGATGAAATTCTGCGGCAGGTTTATGCCGTGCTGCAGAAGCATCGGCATCCAGAAGAGGCACTTTTCCGTTTGGCAGAAGATCAGTTTTTGCTTTTTCTGCATGATGAAACCAATGAGATCACCCTTGAGCGACTGCTCGTCATTGACCGTGAGATTTATCAGCTGCATTATCAGGGACAGTGGCTGCGGCTCTTGTTGTCCTTCGGTATTCATCGGGTGCAGCCTGGCGATGAATATCAACAGGCTTTGGATTATGCTGATAATGCCCGGCGTTATGAACCGGATTATTCACGCTACAGTTCCTCTTATGAATTTTCCAGTCCTGCGATCCAGGATCCGATAACTCAGCAGGCACAGATCGAAACGTGGATGCATCCCGCTCTGGACAAACCAGAGTTCGTCGTTTTCATTCAGCCGAAAGTCAGATTAAACGATGGCCGAATTGATGGCGGGGAAGCTTTGATTCGCTGGTATCACGACGGAGTGCAGGTTCCGCTGAATGTTTTTCTGCCCATCTTTGTCCGAAATACCTTTATCCGTAAAATCGACCAGTTTGTCTTCGATCAGCTTTGCCAGTGTTTTACCCGCTGGTTAGATCAAGGTTTGCCGATCGTCCCCATCAGCTGCAACCTTTCGCGACCTTCCTTTATGGACACTGAATATCTCGGCGAAATCCTGACGATTTTTAATCGTTATGCGCTGCCGCAGTCACTGTTTGAATTTGAATTGTCGGAAGAAATTGAACTGAACGGCGAAGCCACCTTATTGGATTCCATGCATGAAATTCAGAAACGGGGATTTTCCTGTTCCCTGGATGACTTCGGGGCTGGTTATTCCTCACTCAGTCTGCTCAGCTCACTGCCGATTTCCATGATCAAGCTGGACCGCAGCTTTTTCAATGAGCCGTTGGATGAAAAGAAGCAAATTGTATTGCGCGAGTTGTTGACGATCCTGCGCGGATTGGGAATGCAGACGGTAGCCGAAGGTGTAGAATCTCAGGAATACATTGATTTCCTTCGGACACACGGCTGTGATTTCGTTCAAGGATTTTATTACAGCACGCCGGTGCCGATTCCGGAATTTGAGCGCATGCTGATTCAGCAGCCCTTTCTTCGCAAGAAAGGACTGTAA
- a CDS encoding AfsR/SARP family transcriptional regulator: METIRIQMLGGFILRSQDQTIDLIDCLGKQTASFLAYLCLNHNILVTKEKLIEMFWEDSKNPLNAMKFTVHRLRKCLEELPVPEAGSWILTQRGGYSFSCANLSLDIDALSVPLDVSSLNEEQTEALVQLYPGEFLPGLDQSWIYTYREQYWQLYLQRVQTAAQALAEQQHTQQAETLLLKALQLDQYQDQLNYLYLKILLDQKKYARAIQHYEKISDSFYKEFGMEFQGQSQSLVYFVKADNEEKELTPIDYLAELESTSEPAAFYCERPVFAKLVQNKRLEASRNQEPAVLVIASLKVTDPKLSTQDSGDQLNRIIRSGLRANDVYTRFSKTQFGILMNVRQKEDTALVMDRLARRFYKKIPSSRCRLNYEYEQLKEKSRQG, encoded by the coding sequence ATGGAGACGATTAGAATTCAGATGCTCGGCGGGTTTATTTTGCGAAGTCAGGACCAGACAATTGATCTGATCGACTGTCTGGGCAAGCAGACGGCGTCTTTTCTTGCTTATCTTTGTTTGAATCATAATATCCTGGTTACGAAAGAAAAGCTGATCGAGATGTTTTGGGAAGATTCAAAAAATCCGCTCAATGCGATGAAATTTACAGTGCATCGTTTGCGTAAATGTTTGGAAGAACTGCCAGTTCCGGAAGCGGGCAGCTGGATTTTGACGCAGCGCGGCGGTTACAGTTTTAGCTGCGCGAATTTGAGCTTGGATATCGATGCTCTGAGCGTTCCGCTGGATGTTTCATCCTTGAACGAAGAACAGACGGAAGCACTGGTGCAGCTGTATCCCGGAGAATTTCTTCCCGGTTTGGATCAAAGCTGGATTTATACGTATCGCGAACAATACTGGCAGCTGTATCTGCAGCGTGTTCAGACGGCTGCCCAGGCACTGGCGGAACAGCAGCACACCCAGCAGGCGGAAACTTTACTGTTGAAGGCTCTGCAGCTGGATCAGTATCAGGATCAGCTGAATTATCTGTATTTGAAAATTCTGCTGGACCAGAAAAAATATGCGCGGGCGATTCAGCATTACGAAAAGATATCCGACTCGTTCTACAAGGAGTTTGGGATGGAATTTCAAGGCCAAAGTCAGTCGCTGGTCTACTTTGTAAAAGCTGATAATGAGGAGAAGGAGCTGACGCCGATCGATTACTTAGCAGAGTTGGAGAGTACCTCAGAGCCAGCTGCTTTTTATTGCGAACGTCCGGTTTTTGCCAAGCTGGTACAGAATAAACGGTTGGAGGCAAGCCGGAATCAGGAGCCGGCTGTGCTGGTGATCGCCAGCTTGAAGGTCACGGATCCGAAATTATCCACCCAGGACAGCGGAGATCAGCTGAATCGGATAATTCGTTCCGGGCTGCGGGCAAACGACGTTTATACCCGTTTCAGCAAGACCCAGTTCGGCATTCTGATGAATGTGCGGCAAAAAGAAGATACGGCGCTGGTCATGGACCGCCTGGCACGGCGTTTTTATAAAAAAATTCCGTCTTCACGCTGCCGGCTGAATTATGAATATGAGCAGCTGAAGGAAAAAAGCCGGCAAGGCTGA
- a CDS encoding GntR family transcriptional regulator, which yields MAMYESIFQIIKNRIESGLLEEGTALPSRADLSQEFGTSEKTIRHALALLEKNGFIETEQRKRPVVRRPHDGHRATLSALKRIDAGLTSDRIKAGVLLCYPLIKNGISLCTQRDLEVPRQILEIMKDADAFTFWKLSKKFLRFFVARNENVLILRIVDSLGLSDLNPLYDNPQIRTRYWQQLQALLQAIEIGGDLEALVFDDLSEIYGVVDGGIPAFRAISDCPILPDRTQLEQSLDNNDVQYSAVYMDILGLIDAGQYRKKDQLPPHKELQKQYGVSVNTTVRAIQILQSWGVVKAVRGQGIFVEMDRKEIEAITIEPRLIACHVRRYLDTLECLSLTMEGIAASAAEAMDEASIAALQAEVNRLWTTDYLYERTPALLLDFIISHVHNETLDLIYSLLQRNFKIGRSLPGLLNTEKNELNVSVHEQCLEVIETLASGDPLAFAEKCAALFERIYRLVIEACRQLGYYEAAATIYDGRSLWK from the coding sequence ATGGCGATGTATGAGAGCATCTTTCAGATCATCAAAAACAGAATCGAAAGCGGTCTGCTTGAAGAAGGAACTGCACTTCCGTCCCGCGCGGATTTAAGTCAGGAGTTCGGCACTTCCGAAAAGACGATCCGGCATGCCCTGGCCTTGCTGGAAAAAAACGGATTCATCGAAACGGAACAGCGGAAAAGACCGGTTGTCCGGCGGCCTCATGATGGACATCGGGCGACGCTGTCAGCTTTAAAACGGATTGATGCCGGATTGACCAGTGATCGAATAAAAGCCGGGGTTCTGCTGTGCTATCCATTGATAAAAAATGGGATTTCACTCTGTACCCAGCGGGACTTAGAAGTGCCGCGGCAGATTCTGGAAATCATGAAGGATGCCGATGCTTTTACGTTTTGGAAGTTATCTAAAAAGTTTCTGCGGTTTTTTGTAGCCCGGAATGAAAATGTTTTGATTCTGCGCATCGTGGACAGTCTGGGACTTTCTGATTTAAATCCGTTGTATGATAACCCTCAGATCCGCACACGCTACTGGCAGCAGCTGCAGGCTTTGCTGCAGGCGATTGAAATAGGAGGGGATCTGGAGGCGCTTGTATTTGATGATCTTTCTGAGATTTATGGTGTGGTAGACGGCGGCATTCCGGCCTTTCGGGCCATTTCAGATTGTCCGATTCTGCCTGACAGAACCCAGCTTGAACAAAGCCTGGATAATAATGATGTCCAGTATTCCGCCGTGTATATGGATATTCTCGGACTGATCGACGCCGGTCAATACCGCAAAAAGGACCAGCTGCCTCCGCATAAAGAGCTGCAAAAACAATATGGCGTCAGCGTCAATACCACCGTCAGAGCAATTCAGATTTTACAGTCATGGGGGGTAGTGAAAGCGGTGCGCGGCCAGGGGATCTTTGTTGAGATGGATCGCAAGGAAATCGAAGCGATCACGATTGAACCGCGGCTGATCGCCTGCCATGTCCGCCGTTATTTGGATACGCTGGAATGCCTGAGCCTGACGATGGAAGGAATTGCGGCCAGCGCCGCAGAAGCGATGGATGAAGCTTCAATCGCTGCGCTTCAAGCCGAGGTAAATCGACTGTGGACGACGGATTATCTGTATGAGCGGACACCGGCCCTGCTGCTGGATTTTATAATCAGTCATGTGCATAACGAAACCTTAGACTTGATTTATTCCCTTTTACAACGAAATTTCAAGATTGGGCGTTCACTTCCGGGGTTGCTGAATACTGAAAAAAATGAACTGAACGTATCCGTTCATGAACAGTGTCTGGAAGTGATCGAAACGCTGGCCAGTGGCGATCCTTTGGCTTTTGCGGAGAAATGCGCAGCGTTGTTTGAGCGTATTTACCGTCTGGTTATCGAGGCCTGCCGCCAATTGGGCTATTATGAGGCGGCGGCAACCATTTACGATGGTCGGTCGCTGTGGAAATAA
- a CDS encoding transglutaminase-like domain-containing protein — MKIRRWLALVLLLSACGSSGKPAADQQYPTPTEQTPAPTPSEIRLPEASGNVILGDSLIQIDASHTDQGYLMVKTLSTDHRRLKLKIIKDGEEYPYDIDRDGEYITYPLTQGSGQYELRGYENIEGTRYAVLFKQTLDVQLAEETLPYLYPNQIVNYTPQSASVLKSFDLTQTCGTELERVLTIYNYVVGHVSYDWDKVEKVKDQYVLPIVDETLAEGKGICFDYAALMSAMLRVQQIPTRLITGYVDEGYHAWVEVYVRGAGWINPEIYFEKETWTRMDPTYASTQMKYKGEYHDKYRY, encoded by the coding sequence TTGAAAATACGCAGATGGCTGGCTTTGGTATTGCTGCTATCGGCCTGCGGCTCCTCCGGAAAACCTGCAGCAGATCAGCAATATCCGACGCCGACGGAACAGACGCCCGCTCCCACACCTTCAGAAATCCGGCTTCCGGAAGCATCCGGAAATGTCATCCTGGGGGACAGTCTGATTCAGATTGACGCCAGCCATACCGATCAAGGCTATCTTATGGTGAAAACATTAAGCACCGATCATCGCCGCCTGAAATTGAAGATTATCAAGGATGGCGAGGAATATCCGTACGATATTGATCGGGATGGGGAATATATCACTTATCCTTTGACTCAGGGCAGCGGGCAGTATGAGCTTCGCGGCTATGAGAACATTGAAGGAACGCGCTATGCTGTCCTGTTTAAACAGACGCTGGATGTGCAGCTGGCGGAGGAAACGCTGCCGTATCTGTATCCCAATCAGATCGTGAACTATACGCCGCAGTCAGCCAGCGTCCTCAAATCCTTTGATCTGACGCAGACCTGCGGGACAGAATTGGAGCGGGTGCTGACGATTTATAACTATGTGGTCGGTCATGTCAGCTATGATTGGGATAAGGTTGAAAAAGTCAAAGATCAGTACGTGCTGCCGATTGTCGATGAGACTCTGGCGGAAGGCAAAGGGATCTGCTTTGATTATGCGGCCTTGATGAGTGCGATGCTGCGGGTTCAGCAGATACCGACGCGGCTGATCACCGGCTATGTGGACGAAGGTTATCATGCCTGGGTAGAAGTCTATGTCCGCGGTGCGGGTTGGATCAACCCGGAAATCTATTTTGAAAAGGAAACATGGACGCGGATGGATCCGACTTATGCCTCAACCCAGATGAAATACAAGGGCGAATATCATGATAAATATCGTTATTAA
- a CDS encoding type II secretion system F family protein, with protein sequence MKKISGNECALLCQQLAMMISSGLSCEEGLAVIANDQPDTEMHDALLKMKNEVELGETLAESLAKTEAFDSYMIRMVQIGEQTGYLDQVLEALSQYYQRMEKIRINLKNALTYPLILLIMVLVVVGVILFKVLPVFDEVLRNLGVSLPVSAQMLMQAGTALILGAAAVAVLALFGAAWIGWRHIRNPQQSLTALLAGVPLIRGVCRELALAQAAFALSLFTRSGVEISEALQGVESLIEHPAVKKQIQQCTQKVAAGENLDRALLDCGLFKEAYARMIGIGLRAGRGDEMIAQVAQRYDEDTETAVNQFLNTIEPLMIVLLSVIVGAILLSVMLPLMNIMSSIG encoded by the coding sequence ATGAAAAAAATCTCCGGAAATGAATGTGCATTGTTGTGTCAGCAGCTGGCTATGATGATCAGCTCAGGCTTATCCTGCGAAGAAGGCCTGGCGGTCATCGCCAACGACCAGCCGGATACGGAAATGCATGATGCACTGTTGAAAATGAAGAATGAAGTAGAGCTGGGAGAAACGCTGGCGGAGAGTCTGGCAAAAACGGAAGCGTTTGATTCCTATATGATCCGGATGGTTCAGATCGGTGAACAGACCGGCTATCTGGATCAGGTGCTGGAAGCGCTGTCCCAGTATTATCAGCGCATGGAAAAGATTCGGATCAATCTGAAAAACGCGCTGACCTACCCGCTGATCCTGTTAATCATGGTGTTAGTGGTCGTCGGTGTGATTTTGTTCAAGGTGCTGCCGGTCTTTGATGAGGTGCTGCGCAATCTTGGCGTATCACTGCCGGTATCGGCACAGATGCTGATGCAGGCGGGGACTGCGCTGATTTTGGGGGCGGCCGCAGTGGCCGTGCTGGCTCTTTTTGGTGCAGCCTGGATCGGCTGGCGGCATATCCGCAATCCCCAACAATCGCTTACCGCGCTGCTAGCGGGTGTGCCTTTGATCCGCGGGGTGTGCCGTGAACTGGCGTTGGCGCAGGCGGCGTTTGCGTTGTCGCTGTTTACCCGCAGCGGTGTAGAAATCAGTGAAGCGCTGCAGGGGGTCGAAAGTTTGATCGAACATCCGGCAGTCAAAAAGCAGATTCAGCAATGCACGCAGAAAGTCGCGGCCGGGGAAAATCTGGATCGGGCTTTGTTGGACTGCGGATTGTTCAAAGAAGCCTATGCGCGGATGATTGGGATTGGACTGCGGGCAGGCCGGGGGGATGAGATGATCGCCCAGGTCGCGCAGCGCTATGATGAAGATACGGAAACTGCCGTGAATCAATTTCTCAATACGATTGAACCGCTGATGATCGTCCTGCTGTCGGTGATTGTCGGCGCGATCCTGCTGTCGGTCATGCTGCCGTTGATGAACATCATGTCCAGTATCGGGTAA
- a CDS encoding ATP-binding protein — protein MKQSGKNKNYKIHIFVSALLLMTAILSGIAILRVQRESEQTVKNISEVYLHEMTTQISNHFNTNLDSQFAQIRTLASAIKPDDLKDEASLRRFLERAQIDNDFVHIALISDQGLVYSCDGVVPAMSKISGLDQLLRGSGKVISVNESIWESDMILLGTPMMPVTYADEQLVAVIVGIPTADIGTKLGLDSEKETNSHTNIVTVNGDFIIKSNFMENNVYGSNLFTIYQQQARFDKGYDMEGLLQAIDQRESGMTLLSLGSHHDYLYYVPLSGTNWYMMTSMAYDTVNNQISYLSRLIIVVGIGIFFIILGTVFTFFILLNRSEKKNNQLLMKEKERAETANRAKSDFLSQMSHEIRTPLNGIIGMVEIGKNHIEEPDRIRNCLEKITLSSQHLLSLINDILDMSKIERGKVELHPEPFNLGQLLRTLTTVFYTQAKNKKIDYEIVLVGEVEENLIGDVLRLNQILTNLLSNAMKFTPEAGHVYLKLTQRREADQLWIRFEVRDTGRGIAPENIDRIFEAFTQENSGIVRQYGGTGLGLPITKNFVEMMGGSIQVESEIGVGSVFTVDLPFALEKKPAEEGCGHGQRVLILDQNQESNAHLAAVLNKECLQTDSAFTEQEALRCLRTAAETGNPYEFCFIRWDFSEAMPQLIPQMKNAGKNQELKLILTGLDQDELDETSAQCGISATLCRPVFHSGIAELFLELAGQRPTAKHADPSQVLSGIRILVVEDNEINLDIALDLLQDAGAQIDTAMNGQEAVDRFCEKPEGYYQLILMDVQMPVMDGYSATRTLRSLSRKDAASVPIIAMTANSFREDIQKCMDSGMNAHIAKPFVMKDIFAACLPLLQPQIKHRTEEENPHGDV, from the coding sequence ATGAAGCAGTCCGGAAAAAATAAAAATTATAAAATCCATATTTTTGTTTCAGCGCTGCTTTTGATGACCGCTATTTTAAGCGGTATTGCCATCCTGCGCGTTCAGCGTGAATCGGAACAAACCGTTAAGAATATCAGTGAAGTTTATCTGCATGAAATGACAACGCAGATCAGCAATCATTTCAATACCAATCTGGACAGCCAGTTTGCCCAGATCCGAACGCTGGCCAGCGCAATTAAGCCGGATGATCTGAAGGACGAGGCAAGTCTAAGACGTTTTCTCGAACGGGCGCAGATTGACAATGATTTCGTTCATATCGCACTGATCAGCGATCAGGGGCTGGTTTACTCCTGCGATGGCGTAGTGCCTGCCATGTCGAAGATTTCGGGATTGGATCAGCTGCTGCGGGGAAGCGGGAAAGTAATCTCGGTCAATGAATCCATATGGGAAAGCGATATGATTTTATTAGGAACGCCAATGATGCCGGTTACGTATGCTGACGAACAGTTAGTCGCGGTCATCGTGGGAATTCCAACCGCGGATATTGGAACCAAGCTGGGACTGGACAGCGAAAAAGAAACCAATTCGCATACCAACATCGTGACGGTGAACGGAGATTTTATCATCAAAAGTAATTTCATGGAAAACAACGTCTATGGCTCGAATCTGTTTACGATCTATCAGCAGCAGGCCCGTTTTGACAAGGGTTATGATATGGAAGGACTGCTGCAGGCGATTGATCAGCGCGAGAGCGGCATGACGCTGCTCAGTCTGGGCTCTCATCATGATTATCTTTATTATGTCCCGCTTTCTGGAACGAATTGGTATATGATGACAAGTATGGCCTACGATACAGTCAACAATCAGATTTCCTATTTAAGCCGTCTGATCATCGTCGTGGGCATTGGCATCTTTTTCATCATTTTAGGCACTGTGTTTACGTTCTTTATTTTGCTGAACCGCAGTGAAAAGAAAAACAATCAGCTGCTGATGAAGGAAAAGGAACGGGCGGAAACAGCCAATCGGGCAAAAAGTGACTTCCTGTCGCAGATGTCGCATGAAATCCGGACACCGCTCAACGGCATCATCGGGATGGTTGAAATTGGGAAGAATCACATTGAGGAACCGGATCGGATTCGTAATTGTTTGGAAAAGATCACGCTCTCCTCTCAGCATCTTCTGTCGTTGATCAACGATATTCTGGACATGTCTAAAATTGAGCGCGGCAAGGTTGAACTACATCCGGAACCGTTCAATTTAGGCCAGCTTCTAAGGACTTTGACCACGGTTTTCTACACTCAGGCAAAAAATAAGAAGATTGATTATGAGATTGTGCTTGTGGGAGAAGTTGAAGAAAATCTCATTGGTGACGTCCTGCGGTTGAATCAGATTCTGACGAATCTGCTTTCCAATGCAATGAAGTTTACCCCGGAAGCCGGGCATGTTTATCTGAAGCTGACACAGCGCCGGGAAGCGGATCAGCTCTGGATCCGTTTTGAAGTCAGAGATACCGGCCGCGGCATTGCCCCAGAGAATATAGATCGTATTTTCGAAGCCTTTACGCAGGAAAACAGCGGGATCGTCCGTCAGTATGGCGGAACGGGTTTGGGCTTGCCGATCACCAAAAACTTTGTGGAAATGATGGGCGGGTCAATCCAGGTTGAAAGTGAAATCGGCGTTGGCAGCGTCTTCACTGTCGATCTTCCGTTTGCTTTGGAAAAGAAACCTGCCGAGGAAGGCTGCGGACACGGACAGCGGGTTCTGATTCTGGATCAAAACCAAGAATCCAATGCCCATCTTGCGGCTGTATTGAATAAGGAATGCTTACAAACCGATTCTGCATTCACCGAACAGGAAGCTTTGAGGTGTCTGCGGACAGCCGCGGAGACGGGAAATCCGTATGAATTCTGTTTTATCCGCTGGGATTTCTCGGAAGCGATGCCGCAGCTGATCCCGCAAATGAAAAACGCAGGGAAAAATCAAGAGCTCAAACTGATCTTAACGGGTCTGGATCAGGATGAACTGGATGAGACATCCGCACAATGCGGCATCTCGGCGACGCTTTGCCGTCCGGTCTTCCATTCAGGAATTGCTGAACTGTTTTTGGAGCTGGCAGGTCAGAGGCCGACAGCTAAACATGCGGACCCTTCCCAGGTGTTAAGCGGAATTCGGATTCTAGTTGTTGAAGACAATGAAATCAACTTGGATATCGCGTTGGATCTGCTTCAGGATGCGGGGGCTCAGATCGATACTGCGATGAATGGTCAGGAAGCTGTGGATCGGTTCTGTGAGAAACCGGAAGGGTATTATCAATTGATCCTGATGGACGTGCAGATGCCTGTGATGGATGGTTACAGTGCGACCCGGACGCTGCGGTCGCTGTCCCGAAAAGATGCGGCGAGTGTGCCGATCATCGCGATGACGGCCAATTCCTTCCGTGAGGATATTCAAAAATGTATGGACAGCGGAATGAACGCGCATATCGCCAAACCTTTTGTGATGAAGGATATCTTTGCGGCCTGTCTGCCTTTGCTGCAGCCGCAGATAAAACACAGGACTGAGGAGGAAAACCCGCATGGCGATGTATGA
- a CDS encoding COG2426 family protein, with product MLKKYFLVFLISMVPLIELRGAIPYSQAFGMPLWSSYLVAIVGNMLPVPFIYLFARKVLIWGADKPLIGKFFTYCLDKGEKGGKKLQAKAGRGLFIALLLFVGIPLPGTGAWTGTLAASFLDMDFKSSVMAVMGGVLLAGIIMGLASAGLFGALNHFILG from the coding sequence ATGTTAAAAAAATATTTCTTAGTTTTTCTAATATCCATGGTTCCCCTGATTGAGCTGCGTGGAGCCATTCCTTACTCTCAGGCTTTCGGGATGCCGCTGTGGTCTTCCTATCTTGTCGCGATTGTCGGCAATATGCTGCCGGTTCCGTTTATCTACCTGTTTGCCCGCAAGGTGCTGATCTGGGGCGCGGATAAACCGCTGATCGGCAAGTTTTTCACCTATTGCCTGGACAAAGGCGAAAAGGGCGGAAAAAAACTTCAGGCCAAAGCCGGCCGCGGTTTGTTTATTGCGCTGCTGCTGTTCGTTGGAATTCCGCTGCCGGGTACCGGTGCCTGGACAGGAACACTGGCTGCCAGTTTTCTGGATATGGATTTTAAATCCAGTGTCATGGCTGTCATGGGCGGTGTTCTGTTAGCCGGCATCATCATGGGATTAGCCAGCGCAGGTTTATTCGGAGCGCTCAATCACTTTATTTTAGGTTAA